From Anaerohalosphaera lusitana, one genomic window encodes:
- a CDS encoding glycosyltransferase family 4 protein has product MNEPIEVCFVSPKSYCLFNHDAKGCIGGAEVDLYYLGTEMARDDDFKVSFVAADFGQAEEESWEGIRVLKSLDFSQNSLAGAMKVWRALKRADADVYVIKTASPGVPLVRFFCLLYGRKFVYRTAHRFECDGTYLRKHTFLGRAFIWALRHADRIFAQNDADAEELRKTTGLESAVVPNGHRMLGVKPGEKEFVLWVGRSIGFKQPRKFFELARRFGTVRFVMICQRATGDTGYAELKAEADEIENLEFVEQVPFHEIEGYFARAKVLVNTSEAEGFPNTFIQACKCSTAILSLNVDPDGFLSEHGCGVSCGGNEKLMAEELGRLLDGEEYLEYGRKGRKYVEEHHDVRKIVEVYKDIFRRLIRSNVD; this is encoded by the coding sequence ATGAACGAGCCCATAGAAGTGTGTTTTGTTTCTCCCAAGTCATATTGTCTGTTCAATCATGATGCGAAAGGATGTATTGGCGGGGCTGAGGTCGATCTGTATTATCTTGGTACTGAGATGGCGAGGGATGATGATTTTAAGGTCAGCTTTGTGGCTGCTGATTTTGGGCAGGCAGAAGAAGAGAGCTGGGAGGGGATCAGGGTTCTCAAGAGTTTGGATTTTTCGCAGAACTCCCTTGCCGGCGCTATGAAAGTATGGCGGGCCTTGAAGCGTGCTGATGCGGATGTGTATGTGATAAAGACCGCTTCGCCTGGGGTTCCGCTGGTGAGGTTTTTTTGTCTGCTGTATGGTCGCAAATTCGTTTACAGGACCGCGCATCGGTTCGAATGTGACGGGACCTATCTGCGAAAGCACACATTTTTGGGTAGGGCCTTTATTTGGGCCTTGAGACATGCTGACCGTATTTTCGCACAGAATGATGCAGATGCGGAAGAACTAAGGAAGACGACCGGGCTTGAGTCTGCAGTTGTGCCGAATGGCCATCGTATGCTGGGGGTAAAGCCGGGAGAGAAAGAATTTGTTTTGTGGGTAGGCAGGAGTATCGGTTTTAAGCAGCCGAGGAAGTTTTTCGAACTGGCAAGGCGGTTCGGGACTGTACGGTTCGTGATGATATGTCAGCGGGCGACTGGGGATACTGGTTACGCTGAATTGAAAGCGGAGGCGGATGAAATCGAGAATCTTGAATTCGTCGAGCAGGTCCCCTTTCATGAAATAGAGGGATATTTCGCAAGGGCGAAAGTGCTTGTGAATACAAGTGAAGCTGAGGGGTTTCCAAATACATTCATACAAGCATGCAAGTGTTCAACTGCAATTTTGTCGCTGAACGTCGATCCTGACGGATTTCTGTCAGAGCATGGTTGCGGAGTCAGTTGCGGTGGTAATGAAAAGCTAATGGCGGAGGAACTGGGGAGGCTGCTTGATGGTGAAGAGTATCTGGAATACGGCAGGAAGGGGCGTAAGTATGTAGAGGAGCATCATGATGTTCGCAAGATCGTGGAGGTTTATAAAGACATATTCAGGCGGTTAATACGCAGCAATGTCGACTAA
- a CDS encoding glycosyltransferase family 4 protein, which translates to MIKLLMINYEFPPIGGGGANANLQLLKQFAGNPELQIDLLTSAPEPGVFTEEFAPNVKVTRVGVHKKSLQCWRKIEVIEWLMKADKVCRQMVRSNDYDLAHAFFAFPSGWLCYRNRGKLPYLVSLRGSDVPGLNPRFKLDYKLLAPLFRRIWKNSKLLVACSNGLKERAKNFMPEADYTVICNGVDTDLFKPGRNCSDGTFNLITVGRLSATKRLDLLVEAVGILRDKKHDVRLSVVGTGQLENELREDVAEKGLEHAIELSGHLKPKEVCRLYRKSDAYISGTMSEGMSNSMLEAMACGLPLISTDCEGLEELLDGNGIAVADANPGALADAVERLIAQPEMLKSMSEISRERALRFSWQDSAAQYMSLYNEILAKS; encoded by the coding sequence ATGATCAAACTTCTTATGATAAACTATGAGTTCCCGCCCATTGGTGGTGGCGGTGCGAATGCCAATCTGCAGTTGCTCAAGCAATTTGCGGGTAATCCAGAACTGCAGATAGATCTTTTGACCTCTGCGCCTGAGCCTGGTGTTTTTACCGAAGAGTTTGCTCCGAATGTCAAGGTGACCCGGGTTGGAGTGCATAAGAAGTCACTCCAGTGCTGGCGGAAAATAGAAGTTATAGAATGGCTCATGAAGGCGGACAAGGTTTGCAGGCAAATGGTGCGCAGTAATGATTACGATCTGGCTCACGCGTTTTTTGCGTTTCCTAGCGGCTGGTTATGCTATCGTAACCGTGGCAAGCTGCCTTATCTGGTGTCTTTGCGTGGTTCTGACGTGCCCGGTTTGAATCCCCGTTTTAAGCTTGATTACAAGTTGCTTGCGCCGCTGTTCAGGCGGATATGGAAGAACTCTAAATTGCTTGTTGCGTGCAGTAATGGACTAAAAGAGCGAGCGAAAAATTTTATGCCCGAAGCCGACTACACTGTCATTTGCAATGGTGTGGATACTGATCTTTTTAAGCCCGGCCGGAACTGTTCTGATGGGACCTTTAACCTGATCACGGTGGGGAGACTCAGTGCTACGAAACGGCTCGACCTTCTGGTTGAAGCTGTTGGAATTCTCAGAGACAAAAAGCATGATGTCAGGCTTTCTGTGGTTGGAACGGGTCAGCTCGAGAATGAACTCAGGGAGGATGTTGCTGAGAAGGGCCTGGAGCATGCTATAGAATTGTCTGGGCACTTAAAGCCGAAGGAAGTTTGCAGGCTGTATCGTAAGTCCGATGCTTACATAAGCGGCACTATGTCGGAGGGTATGAGTAATTCTATGCTGGAAGCGATGGCGTGCGGCCTGCCCTTGATAAGCACAGATTGTGAGGGGCTTGAAGAGCTGCTTGACGGGAACGGCATTGCCGTTGCTGATGCGAATCCCGGGGCCCTGGCTGATGCGGTTGAGAGGCTTATAGCGCAGCCGGAGATGCTGAAGTCAATGTCGGAGATTTCACGTGAGCGTGCACTGCGGTTTTCCTGGCAGGATTCTGCTGCTCAATATATGAGTTTATACAATGAGATTTTGGCGAAATCATAA
- a CDS encoding glycosyltransferase family 39 protein, with product MGRNKSRRRNRVKGSEPKVQTQGMKNRDIPVWAWAVIALILAGIPFSMGKYLELSTPGPFDSGAYVYSAAHLLDGAKLGVDEMSSARPGTLLVNVIGVALFGYNDTGPKILQGIFQVLAFAMMFYTLWRVFGGLAAVFGVFVASFYLSAPILAKFGNVKEQYMIALMIAAACCFVLRRYGGGWWLMLVCGFFAMGSYYFKPTGLSVSAAVWLWLVGGAVIGHINWLKAVKELGLFAAGGAAGLVPFLLLYVWQGQAGLFFEREIPFGRVELAVMLTVAVFVVHQLIVCRGHIVAGVRSGVRQIHKPVWIFAGVGVLIGLIVLTSFYVYFDKTHVADGRVYAQGEGFYYLLDVPFIGAVANVVYSVEGTLHRGLGLGSYVGSSRAVRSFSEQAEFVLRFYGVLILPVLMGILTGAAAAVRRFVKSFTFETRDAVAVFLFVWWVGDMALLWLSPRPYEQYFLPLNASAAMCGGYLVWRHWGLLAGGRKGVWVGSGAVALVAMLVMITPVFAGVRKSPWTGNDYGGERRRGYLTKLEQLGEQKRRGGVSAWQQVGRYIRQNSDEDAEMYVWGWYPGIYVEAQRFSPARSAFEGNMHVMSPSRLQQEVSQLIEQFKEDPPQFIVDSRKRHFPNDRPPLELWPVTKKGLLPKRSDVVERFETEYSRFLAEQIEEQEAERFEVMGAFRKYVRENYKPVKTFGPHVLFERTKG from the coding sequence ATGGGGCGTAACAAAAGCAGACGCAGAAACAGGGTTAAAGGCAGCGAGCCCAAGGTTCAGACGCAAGGTATGAAAAACCGTGACATCCCAGTATGGGCGTGGGCGGTTATTGCGTTGATACTGGCAGGCATTCCTTTTTCGATGGGCAAGTACCTTGAGCTCAGTACGCCGGGGCCGTTTGACAGCGGGGCGTATGTGTATTCGGCTGCGCATCTTCTGGACGGGGCGAAGCTGGGTGTTGACGAGATGAGTTCGGCGCGGCCCGGGACGTTGCTGGTGAACGTGATCGGGGTGGCGCTGTTCGGGTACAACGATACGGGTCCGAAGATACTGCAGGGGATATTCCAGGTTTTGGCTTTTGCGATGATGTTCTATACTCTGTGGCGGGTTTTCGGGGGGCTTGCTGCGGTTTTCGGGGTGTTTGTTGCGTCTTTTTATCTTTCAGCGCCCATTCTGGCCAAGTTCGGCAATGTTAAAGAGCAGTACATGATCGCTCTGATGATAGCGGCTGCGTGCTGTTTCGTGCTCCGGCGGTACGGTGGCGGCTGGTGGCTGATGCTGGTTTGCGGCTTTTTTGCTATGGGATCGTATTATTTCAAGCCGACCGGTTTGTCTGTTTCGGCGGCGGTGTGGCTGTGGCTTGTGGGCGGTGCGGTTATCGGACACATAAACTGGCTCAAGGCAGTTAAGGAGCTGGGGTTGTTTGCGGCGGGAGGTGCTGCAGGTCTGGTTCCATTTTTGCTATTGTATGTATGGCAGGGGCAGGCGGGGCTGTTTTTCGAGCGTGAGATACCGTTTGGCAGGGTAGAGCTGGCGGTGATGCTGACAGTAGCTGTGTTTGTTGTGCACCAACTGATCGTTTGCAGGGGTCATATAGTTGCAGGGGTCAGGTCGGGTGTTCGTCAGATCCACAAGCCTGTCTGGATATTTGCCGGTGTCGGAGTCCTGATCGGCTTGATCGTGCTGACCAGCTTTTACGTTTATTTTGATAAGACCCACGTAGCCGATGGTCGTGTCTATGCTCAGGGTGAGGGGTTTTATTATCTGCTGGACGTGCCGTTTATCGGAGCGGTTGCGAATGTCGTTTACAGCGTCGAGGGGACCTTGCATAGAGGGTTAGGATTGGGTTCATATGTAGGTTCCAGCCGGGCGGTCAGAAGTTTTTCGGAGCAGGCGGAGTTTGTCTTACGTTTTTACGGTGTGTTGATACTTCCGGTGCTGATGGGGATATTGACGGGGGCGGCGGCTGCTGTTCGGCGTTTCGTGAAATCGTTTACTTTTGAAACGCGGGATGCGGTAGCGGTGTTTTTGTTTGTATGGTGGGTTGGGGATATGGCTTTGCTGTGGCTGAGCCCGAGGCCTTACGAGCAGTATTTTCTGCCGTTGAATGCCTCGGCTGCTATGTGCGGGGGATACCTGGTATGGCGGCACTGGGGGCTGCTTGCTGGGGGCAGGAAGGGTGTGTGGGTCGGCAGCGGTGCGGTTGCGTTGGTCGCGATGCTTGTGATGATTACGCCGGTGTTTGCGGGTGTTCGCAAGAGTCCGTGGACGGGGAACGATTATGGCGGTGAGCGGAGGAGGGGGTATTTGACGAAACTTGAGCAGCTCGGTGAGCAGAAGCGGCGGGGGGGCGTGAGTGCGTGGCAGCAAGTCGGCAGGTATATCAGGCAGAACAGCGATGAGGATGCGGAGATGTATGTCTGGGGATGGTATCCGGGCATTTATGTGGAGGCGCAGCGGTTCAGCCCGGCGAGGTCGGCGTTTGAGGGTAATATGCATGTGATGAGTCCTTCCAGGCTTCAACAAGAGGTGTCGCAATTAATCGAGCAGTTCAAAGAGGATCCTCCGCAGTTTATTGTGGATTCCAGAAAAAGGCATTTTCCGAATGATCGGCCTCCTTTGGAGCTTTGGCCTGTTACGAAGAAAGGCTTGCTGCCTAAAAGGTCGGATGTTGTTGAGCGGTTCGAGACGGAGTATTCCAGGTTTCTGGCTGAGCAAATTGAGGAGCAAGAAGCGGAACGGTTTGAGGTTATGGGAGCTTTCCGGAAGTATGTCAGGGAGAACTATAAACCCGTGAAGACCTTTGGTCCTCATGTTTTGTTTGAACGGACGAAGGGATGA
- a CDS encoding type II secretion system protein N: MIRLLRIATFICIILAVATMAWVGFNAFKYKPAEHAIMQEPGPVEIMKKIALDTGNKDTVSPLVKQAKAFKLRIDPPEPPKPDPEERTQNRQIAENPNPEPQPRPEPKRVNVTRANFKLVGTCRYIDQPQKSLALIDLPAEGQKWVRLGETVRHHVIAEIGDDMVVLDQNGRKSNLYAPEKNSVSLLKNPPADSTTTSTVTAKAANIEHKAVPNQTRPSTQANANRSRGRKPPVSARKAPVKRQTPQERKKMLDSNIADIQQVMKRSSNVDATPEQKKQEMQAWSSLLKLLEEDRKRVEKQTQQSDNDKEQPEPKQAESEDKDN; the protein is encoded by the coding sequence ATGATACGATTACTAAGAATTGCTACTTTCATATGTATTATCCTGGCCGTGGCCACCATGGCATGGGTTGGTTTTAATGCCTTCAAATACAAACCTGCTGAACACGCTATCATGCAGGAACCCGGACCAGTGGAGATAATGAAAAAGATCGCCCTGGACACAGGCAATAAAGACACGGTTTCACCCCTCGTAAAGCAGGCCAAGGCCTTCAAACTGAGGATCGACCCGCCTGAACCGCCCAAACCCGACCCCGAGGAGCGTACACAGAACAGGCAGATCGCAGAAAATCCCAATCCAGAACCCCAACCTCGGCCGGAACCAAAACGCGTCAACGTCACCCGCGCCAATTTCAAGCTGGTAGGCACATGCAGGTACATCGATCAGCCGCAGAAATCCCTCGCCCTGATCGACTTGCCCGCAGAGGGTCAGAAATGGGTCCGTCTGGGCGAAACCGTACGCCACCATGTGATCGCTGAGATAGGCGATGACATGGTCGTACTCGACCAGAACGGCAGGAAGAGCAACCTCTACGCTCCGGAAAAGAATTCCGTTTCCCTGCTGAAAAATCCCCCCGCCGACTCAACAACGACCTCAACAGTCACCGCCAAAGCGGCCAATATCGAACACAAAGCCGTCCCGAACCAGACACGACCCAGCACACAAGCTAATGCAAATCGGTCGCGGGGCAGAAAACCACCCGTTTCAGCACGCAAGGCACCTGTTAAAAGACAAACGCCCCAGGAACGCAAAAAGATGCTGGACTCGAACATCGCCGATATTCAGCAGGTCATGAAACGTTCTTCCAACGTAGACGCGACACCCGAACAGAAAAAACAGGAAATGCAGGCCTGGAGCTCGCTGCTCAAACTGCTCGAAGAGGACCGCAAAAGGGTCGAAAAGCAGACTCAGCAGTCAGACAATGACAAGGAGCAGCCCGAACCCAAACAGGCCGAATCGGAGGATAAGGACAACTGA
- a CDS encoding DUF1573 domain-containing protein: MRTSHVLSLVIVALLIPAIVGCQEPQAAKSTTVETQSQQQIVSPDQADQTQTDAPATGDTASAEKKDAPNVTVEDNEHNFGIVGPGTVHKTEFEFKNTGSKPLKVIDIKSTCSCTVPALKKKTYEPGESGKFSVTYTASEHEGTDKKHLYILSNDPDEPRKQVTIQAKIELDIEYGPQRMNLSLKEDNAGIPNITLKSKDGEKFAVKSFSTVRDVITANLDPDKKASEFTIKPKVNLEKLSKNLTGSITLTLDHPTTKRLRIFYTTQPLFEVTPARIIFQNAQRGETMKRTILIKSNYAENLKVESVESRDGQIEVVNRKSLGDRAQLEVEFTAPEDNKGRFFSDKLTINLENGEKLEINASGWIKK; this comes from the coding sequence ATGAGGACATCTCACGTTTTGTCATTAGTAATTGTCGCCCTGCTCATCCCCGCCATCGTTGGATGCCAGGAACCTCAGGCAGCGAAATCCACCACAGTAGAAACCCAATCCCAGCAGCAGATCGTCTCACCGGACCAGGCTGATCAGACACAAACCGACGCCCCCGCGACCGGAGATACAGCCTCAGCCGAAAAAAAGGACGCCCCCAACGTTACAGTTGAGGATAACGAGCACAATTTCGGGATCGTCGGCCCCGGAACCGTCCACAAAACAGAATTCGAATTTAAGAATACCGGCTCCAAACCTCTCAAGGTCATTGACATTAAAAGCACCTGCAGTTGTACCGTACCCGCATTGAAGAAGAAAACATATGAGCCGGGTGAATCGGGTAAGTTTTCGGTCACTTACACTGCCTCGGAACATGAAGGCACAGACAAAAAGCACCTCTACATCCTCAGCAATGACCCTGATGAACCAAGAAAACAGGTCACGATCCAGGCAAAGATCGAACTCGACATAGAGTACGGTCCACAGCGGATGAACCTCTCGCTCAAAGAAGATAACGCCGGCATCCCCAATATCACCCTGAAAAGCAAGGACGGCGAGAAATTCGCAGTAAAAAGCTTCAGCACCGTAAGGGACGTCATTACAGCGAACCTGGACCCGGACAAAAAGGCCTCGGAATTCACGATCAAGCCCAAAGTAAACCTGGAAAAACTGTCCAAAAACCTCACCGGCTCCATAACTTTGACGCTCGACCACCCAACGACCAAACGCCTGAGAATATTCTACACCACTCAGCCGCTCTTCGAGGTCACTCCCGCCCGCATCATCTTCCAGAATGCCCAGCGCGGCGAGACCATGAAACGCACAATCCTTATCAAGAGCAATTATGCCGAAAACCTCAAAGTCGAATCGGTCGAATCACGCGACGGCCAGATCGAAGTCGTAAACCGCAAATCACTCGGCGACCGGGCTCAGCTCGAAGTTGAGTTCACCGCACCCGAGGACAACAAGGGCAGATTCTTCTCAGATAAACTGACCATCAATCTTGAAAATGGCGAAAAACTTGAAATAAATGCCAGCGGCTGGATCAAAAAATAA
- a CDS encoding class I SAM-dependent methyltransferase yields MSQKESKLEEDLQGQQRFYENTWEKGLAKGKKQRGDLQSNLSFLEKTGLLEKPCKILEIGCGIGSVVSRLSEQGHDAEGVDISETAIRYGREEYPGVKLNVQAAEKLPFADGSFDLVLSFDLFEHISEIDLHIEQVKRVLRNGGYYLFETPNKYSNALFETISSRSLRWKRFHPSLHSPGQLKKRLEKHGFGVSFVKISPVNDYNIIKVRRVFGGAAAKLFSSIGFRRLPLFMQTNLYVAARKEE; encoded by the coding sequence ATGAGCCAGAAAGAATCGAAACTCGAAGAAGATTTGCAAGGCCAGCAGAGGTTTTATGAAAATACCTGGGAGAAAGGTCTTGCAAAGGGGAAGAAACAGCGGGGGGATCTGCAGAGCAATTTGAGCTTTCTAGAGAAAACGGGGCTGTTGGAGAAGCCGTGCAAAATACTTGAGATCGGCTGCGGTATAGGATCGGTTGTGAGCCGGCTCAGTGAGCAGGGGCATGATGCTGAGGGAGTTGACATTTCTGAGACTGCTATTCGTTATGGGCGCGAAGAATATCCGGGTGTGAAGCTGAACGTTCAGGCTGCTGAAAAACTTCCTTTTGCCGATGGATCATTCGACCTGGTGCTGAGCTTCGATCTTTTTGAGCACATATCCGAGATTGATTTGCACATCGAGCAGGTCAAACGCGTGCTTCGAAATGGCGGGTACTATTTGTTTGAAACACCGAACAAGTACAGCAACGCATTATTTGAGACAATCTCGTCAAGGTCGTTGAGGTGGAAACGCTTTCATCCTTCGCTGCACAGTCCTGGACAGTTGAAGAAACGATTGGAGAAGCATGGTTTCGGTGTTAGTTTTGTTAAGATCAGTCCTGTTAATGATTACAATATCATCAAAGTTCGCAGAGTGTTCGGTGGTGCAGCAGCGAAGCTGTTTTCGAGTATCGGCTTCAGACGGCTGCCTCTTTTCATGCAGACAAATCTTTATGTTGCGGCACGGAAAGAAGAATAG
- a CDS encoding glycosyltransferase family 2 protein: protein MENSAALELSLVIPVFNEEESLRPLYDEITSALRDRDGYEVIFIDDGSTDKSLEVLQSLREGDERVRIIKFRRNFGQTAAMAAGFEHCRGRVVVPLDADGQNDPADIPKLVDKLDEGYDIVSGWRKDRQDKWLSRVLPSRVANWMISKITGVSLHDYGCTMKAYRWDSIKEIRLYGEMHRFIPALASWGGERVEEMVVNHRPRTTGVAKYGLNRTFKVVLDLITVKFLASFSTKPIYVFGGIGGLSGVAAMLSFFTVLWQKFISPDHLSMNRNPLLLLTAMLIITSFQFLLMGLLAEILVRTYHESQGRRIYTIEKIMG, encoded by the coding sequence ATGGAAAATTCTGCTGCCCTTGAACTGTCACTTGTCATACCTGTTTTCAATGAAGAGGAAAGTCTTCGTCCGTTATACGATGAGATCACCTCAGCCTTGAGGGACAGAGACGGCTATGAAGTAATATTTATCGATGACGGCAGTACTGATAAGAGCCTCGAGGTCCTGCAATCCTTACGCGAGGGCGATGAACGGGTTCGGATCATAAAATTCCGCAGAAATTTCGGTCAGACGGCGGCGATGGCGGCTGGTTTTGAACATTGCCGGGGCAGGGTAGTAGTACCACTTGACGCCGACGGGCAGAATGACCCTGCTGACATCCCGAAACTGGTGGATAAGCTGGACGAAGGGTATGACATAGTCAGCGGATGGCGAAAGGACAGGCAGGATAAGTGGCTGAGCAGGGTTTTACCTTCTCGAGTTGCGAACTGGATGATCTCGAAGATAACGGGTGTGTCATTGCATGATTATGGATGCACCATGAAGGCATACCGGTGGGATTCGATCAAGGAAATACGTCTTTACGGCGAGATGCATCGTTTTATTCCGGCTCTGGCGAGCTGGGGCGGTGAACGCGTTGAGGAAATGGTCGTAAATCATAGGCCGAGGACTACTGGCGTAGCCAAGTACGGCTTGAACAGGACATTTAAGGTTGTTCTGGATTTGATCACGGTCAAGTTTTTGGCGTCGTTTTCGACTAAGCCAATTTATGTTTTTGGCGGTATTGGCGGTTTGTCCGGTGTAGCTGCGATGCTGTCGTTCTTTACGGTATTGTGGCAGAAATTCATTTCGCCGGACCATCTTTCGATGAACCGCAATCCGCTGCTGCTGCTGACGGCGATGCTGATAATAACTTCGTTCCAGTTTTTGCTTATGGGACTTTTGGCGGAAATACTTGTGCGAACATATCATGAATCGCAGGGCCGCAGGATCTATACTATAGAGAAGATCATGGGATGA